One stretch of Zonotrichia leucophrys gambelii isolate GWCS_2022_RI chromosome 13, RI_Zleu_2.0, whole genome shotgun sequence DNA includes these proteins:
- the FGFR4 gene encoding fibroblast growth factor receptor 4, with protein sequence MRPLLQVVAGLLLAAAARGRAMEPELFERPLLESEDEHLLLDPGNTLKLYCDANQSGASVVWYKESRPLLSGGRIHLHQGLLEISEVAYEDSGLYVCRARGTGEVLRNFTISVVDSLASGDDDEDSDGDGPHGDRNEESVYVHRAPYWTHPHRMDKKLYAVPAGNTVKFRCPASGSPSPSIRWFKNGREFRGEHRIGGIRLRHQHWSLVMESVVPSDRGNYTCLVENRFGSIRYSYLLDVLERSPHRPILQAGLPANTTALVGSDVEFFCKVYSDAQPHIQWLKHIEVNGSNYGPDGVPYVQVLKTADINSSEVEVLYLRNVSMEDAGEYTCLAGNSIGLSYQSAWLTVLPEEELVREAEAPETKYTDIIIYTSGSLAVAMAIIIVVLCRMQTQSSKQHLEPMAVHKLSKFPLIRQFSLDSSSSGKSSTSLMRVTRLSSSCAPMLAGVMELDLPLDAKWEFPRDKLVLGKPLGEGCFGQVVRAEAYGLDRDRPDRAVTVAVKMLKDNATDKDLADLISEMEMMKLMDKHKNIINLLGVCTQDGPLYVIVEFAAKGNLREYLRARRPPTPDYAFDVMAMPEEQLSFKDLVSCVYQVARGMEYLESKRCIHRDLAARNVLVTAESVMKIADFGLARDVHDIDYYKKTSNGRLPVKWMAPEALFDRVYTHQSDVWSFGILMWEIFTLGGSPYPGIPVEELFKLLKEGHRMDRPSNCTHELYMLMRECWHAVPSQRPTFKQLVEGLDKILAAVSEEYLDLSMPFEQYSPSCEDTASSCSSDDSVFTHDPLPLAPHLFSYPSVRT encoded by the exons ATGCGGCCCCTCTTGCAGGTCGTggcggggctgctgctggcggcGGCTGCACGGGGCAGAGCAATGGAGCCAG AGCTATTTGAGAGACCCTTGCTGGAGTCAGAAGATGAACATCTCCTCCTGGACCCAGGCAACACATTGAAGCTGTACTGTGATGCCAACCAGAGTGGTGCCAGTGTGGTCTGGTACAAGGAGTCCCGGCCACTCCTCTCGGGGGGTCGCATCCATCTCCATCAGGGCCTGCTGGAGATCTCAGAGGTCGCCTACGAGGACTCTGGGCTCTACGTGTGCCGGGCACGGGGAACTGGAGAGGTCCTGCGCAACTTCACCATCTCTGTCGTGG ACTCCCTGGCGTCaggtgatgatgatgaagatagTGATGGGGACGGTCCCCACGGAGACCGAAATGAGGAGTCAGTCTATGTGCACAGAG CTCCTTACTGGACTCACCCGCACCGGATGGACAAGAAGCTGTACGCAGTCCCTGCGGGGAACACGGTGAAGTTCCGCTGCCCGGCCtcgggcagccccagccccagcatccGCTGGTTCAAGAACGGGCGCGAGTTCCGAGGGGAGCACCGCATCGGGGGCATCCGG ctccgGCACCAGCACTGGAGCCTGGTCATGGAGAGCGTGGTGCCCTCTGACCGCGGCAACTACACTTGCCTGGTGGAAAACAGGTTTGGCAGCATCCGCTACAGCTACCTCCTGGACGTGCTGG AGAGGTCCCCACACAGGCCcatcctgcaggctgggctgcctgcCAACACCACAGCCCTGGTGGGCAGCGATGTGGAGTTCTTCTGCAAGGTCTACAGCGAtgcccagccccacatccaGTGGCTGAAGCACATTGAAGTGAATGGCAGCAACTACGGCCCCGACGGGGTTCCCTATGTGCAAGTGTTAAAG ACTGCAGATATCAACAGCTCTGAGGTGGAGGTGCTGTACCTGCGCAATGTGTCCATGGAGGATGCTGGCGAGTACACCTGCCTGGCAGGGAACTCCATCGGCCTCTCCTACCAGTCTGCCTGGCTCACTGTCCTGCCAG AAGAGGAGCTGGTGCGGGAAGCTGAGGCGCCTGAGACCAAGTACACAGACATCATCATCTACACCTCGGGCTCACTGGCCGTGGCCATGGCCATCATTATTGTGGTGCTGTGCCGGATGCAGACTCAGTCCAGcaagcagcacctggagccTATGGCAGTCCACAAGCTCTCCAAATTCCCGCTCATCCGACAG TTCTCTCTGGattccagctcctctgggaagtCCAGCACGTCCCTGATGAGGGTCACCCGTctctcctccagctgtgccccaaTGCTGGCTGGTGTCATGgagctggacctgccccttgATGCCAAGTGGGAGTTCCCCCGAGACAA gctggtgctggggaaGCCCCTGGGGGAAGGCTGCTTTGGCCAGGTGGTGCGGGCAGAGGCTTACGGCCTAGACAGAGACCGGCCAGACAGAGCTGTCACCGTGGCTGTCAAAATGCTGAAAG ACAATGCCACTGACAAGGACCTGGCTGACCTCATATCCGAGATGGAGATGATGAAGCTCATGGACAAACACAAGAACATAATCAACCTCCTGGGAGTCTGCACACAGGATG GGCCACTGTACGTGATTGTGGAGTTTGCTGCGAAGGGCAACCTGCGTGAGTACCTCCGTGCCCGCCGCCCCCCAACACCTGACTACGCTTTTGATGTCATGGCAatgcctgaggagcagctctctTTCAAGGATCTGGTCTCCTGTGTCTACCAGGTGGCCCGTGGCATGGAGTACCTGGAGTCCAAACGG TGCATCCACCGTGACCTGGCTGCCCGCAACGTGCTGGTGACAGCGGAGAGCGTGATGAAAATCGCTGACTTTGGCTTGGCCAGGGACGTTCACGACATCGACTACTACAAGAAAACCAGCAAC GGTCGCCTGCCAGTGAAGTGGATGGCCCCCGAAGCCCTGTTTGACCGTGTCTACACCCACCAGAGCGATGT GTGGTCCTTTGGGATCCTGATGTGGGAGATCTTCACGCTGGGGGGCTCCCCATACCCTGGCATCCCTGTGGAGGAGCTGTTCAAGCTGCTGAAGGAGGGGCACCGCATGGACCGGCCATCCAACTGCACCCACGAGCT GTACATGCTGATGAGGGAGTGCTGGCACGCCGTGCCCTCCCAGCGCCCCACCTTCAAGCAGCTCGTGGAGGGGCTGGACAAGATCCTGGCAGCTGTTTCAGAGGAG TACCTGGACCTCTCCATGCCCTTTGAGCAGTACTCGCCCTCCTGTGAGgacactgccagctcctgctcctctgacGACTCCGTCTTCACCCACGACCCGCTGCCGCTGGCTCCTCACCTCTTCTCCTACCCCAGCGTGAGGACTtaa
- the ZNF346 gene encoding zinc finger protein 346 isoform X2 yields the protein MRDPRRDTVERLIRENGHIFTEAQCKVCSALLISESQRLAHYQSKKHANKVRRYLSIHGGEEGAHGKKMKLEVKQDSKQEGSNGEDRNKCCPICNMTFSSPAVATSHYLGKTHAKNMKQQAPKAEETVPPQKHPAALPTSTASSNEENKDITDPDKFCSLCHATFNNPLMAKQHYVGKKHRKQETKHKLMAHYGRTPDAPASSFMAGKGYPCNTCNIVLNSIEQYQAHISGFKHKNQMPGAVPVVGPFPPQQYVREESTGPGGYSYFSQDL from the exons atGCGGGATCCCAGGCGGGATACGG TGGAGCGGCTGATCCGGGAGAACGGACACATTTTCACCGAGGCGCAGTGCAAGGTGTGCAGCGCCCTGCTCATCTCCGAGTCCCAGCGGCTGGCTCACTATCAG AGCAAGAAACACGCCAACAAGGTGAGACGCTACCTGTCCATCCACGGCGGGGAGGAGGGTGCCCACGGGAAGAAGATGAAGCTGGAGGTGAAGCAG GACAGCAAGCAGGAAGGCAGCAATGGGGAGGACAGGAACAAGTGTTGTCCCATCTGCAACATGACCTTCTCCTCCCCGGCCGTGGCAACTTCTCACTACCTGGGCAAGACTCATGCCAAGAACATGAAGCAGCAGGCCCCCAAAGCAGAAG AAACGGTGCCCCCACAGAAacaccctgctgccctccccaccTCTACTGCATCCTCTAATGAAGAGAACAAGGACATTACTGACCCGGACAAGTTCTGTAGCCTCTGCCATGCCACTTTCAACAACCCCCTTATGGCAAAACAGCACTATGTAGGCAAGAAGCACAGAAAGCAGGAGACCAAACACAAGCTGATGGCACACTATGGGCGAACCCCTGATGCACCAGCATCATCCTTCATGG CTGGGAAGGGCTACCCCTGCAACACATGTAACATAGTGCTGAACTCCATAGAGCAGTACCAAGCTCACATCAGCGGCTTCAAACACAAGAATCA GATGCCAGGAGCAGTGCCGGTTGTCGGACCGTTCCCGCCACAACAGTATGTCCGGGAAGAGTCAACTGGCCCAGGAGGCTACAGTTACTTCAGCCAAGACCTCTAG
- the ZNF346 gene encoding zinc finger protein 346 isoform X1 has translation MADGAGSNGDAAGPLVGKEAVERLIRENGHIFTEAQCKVCSALLISESQRLAHYQSKKHANKVRRYLSIHGGEEGAHGKKMKLEVKQDSKQEGSNGEDRNKCCPICNMTFSSPAVATSHYLGKTHAKNMKQQAPKAEETVPPQKHPAALPTSTASSNEENKDITDPDKFCSLCHATFNNPLMAKQHYVGKKHRKQETKHKLMAHYGRTPDAPASSFMAGKGYPCNTCNIVLNSIEQYQAHISGFKHKNQMPGAVPVVGPFPPQQYVREESTGPGGYSYFSQDL, from the exons ATGGCGGACGGGGCCGGTAGCAACGGGGACGCTGCGGGGCCGCTGGTGGGCAAAGAGGCGG TGGAGCGGCTGATCCGGGAGAACGGACACATTTTCACCGAGGCGCAGTGCAAGGTGTGCAGCGCCCTGCTCATCTCCGAGTCCCAGCGGCTGGCTCACTATCAG AGCAAGAAACACGCCAACAAGGTGAGACGCTACCTGTCCATCCACGGCGGGGAGGAGGGTGCCCACGGGAAGAAGATGAAGCTGGAGGTGAAGCAG GACAGCAAGCAGGAAGGCAGCAATGGGGAGGACAGGAACAAGTGTTGTCCCATCTGCAACATGACCTTCTCCTCCCCGGCCGTGGCAACTTCTCACTACCTGGGCAAGACTCATGCCAAGAACATGAAGCAGCAGGCCCCCAAAGCAGAAG AAACGGTGCCCCCACAGAAacaccctgctgccctccccaccTCTACTGCATCCTCTAATGAAGAGAACAAGGACATTACTGACCCGGACAAGTTCTGTAGCCTCTGCCATGCCACTTTCAACAACCCCCTTATGGCAAAACAGCACTATGTAGGCAAGAAGCACAGAAAGCAGGAGACCAAACACAAGCTGATGGCACACTATGGGCGAACCCCTGATGCACCAGCATCATCCTTCATGG CTGGGAAGGGCTACCCCTGCAACACATGTAACATAGTGCTGAACTCCATAGAGCAGTACCAAGCTCACATCAGCGGCTTCAAACACAAGAATCA GATGCCAGGAGCAGTGCCGGTTGTCGGACCGTTCCCGCCACAACAGTATGTCCGGGAAGAGTCAACTGGCCCAGGAGGCTACAGTTACTTCAGCCAAGACCTCTAG